The genomic interval AGTTCGGGATCGCCTCGCTGATAACGGCCGCGCGCGTGGCTCGTATCGCACCGGTCAGCAGGGAGATGATTCTCAACTACGTCTCCCACCAGACCCTGGGCCTGCCCAAGTCGTACTAGGCCGCCTTGGCATCAGGCCGTCTTGGAGGAACCGTGTTCCGCAGCGAGTACGCAGACGTCCAGCCCGTAGAACTCCCCATCCACGACGCGGTGTTGGCTCGCGCCGCCGAGTTCGGTGACGCGCCCGCGCTGATCGACGGCACCGACGGCACCACCCTCACCTACGCACAGCTCGACCGGTTCCACCGCCGGGTCGCCGCGGGCCTCGCGGAGGCGGGCGTCGTCCAGGGGGACGTGCTCGCGCTGCACAGCCCCAACACGATCGCCTTCCCGACCGCGTTCTACGCCGCCACGCGCGCGGGTGCCTCCGTCACGACCGTGCACCCGCTCTGCACGCCGGAGGAGTTCGCCAAGCAGCTCGGTGACTGCGCGGCCCGCTGGATCGTCACCGTCTCACCGCTGCTGGAGACCGCTCGCCGGGCGGCCGAAATCGCGGGCGGCGTACGGGAGATCTTCGTCTGCGACAGCGCCCCCGGCCACCGCTCCCTGATCGACATGCTGGCCTCGACGGCCCCCGAGCCGGACCTCGCCATCGACCCGGTGACGGACGTGGCGGCCCTGCCGTACTCCTCGGGCACCACCGGCACCCCCAAGGGCGTGATGCTCACGCACCGCCAGATCGCCACGAACCTCGCCCAGCTCCAGCCACTGATGTCGGCGGGCCCAGAGGACCGTATTCTGGCGGTTCTTCCCTTTTTTCACATCTATGGCCTCACGGCTCTCATGAACGCGCCTCTGCGCGTGGGCGCGAGCGTCGTCGTCCTGCCCCGCTTCGACCTGGAGACCTTCCTCGCGGCCATCCAGAACCACCGCATCACCGGCCTGTACGTGGCCCCGCCGATCGTCCTCGCCCTCGCCAAGCACCCGCTCGTCGAGCACTACGACCTGTCGTCCCTGCGCTACATCGTCAGCGCCGCCGCCCCGCTGGACGCCGAACTCGCCGCCGCATGTTCGGCCCGGCTGGGCCTGCCGCCCGTCGGCCAGGCGTACGGCATGACGGAACTCTCGCCCGGCACCCACGTCGTCCCCCTGTCCGCCATGCGCGAGGCGCCCCCCGGGACCGTCGGCAAGCTCATCGCCGGCACCGAGATGCGGATCGTCTCCCTCGACGACCCCGACAAGGACCTCGACACCGGCGAGCCCGGCGAGATCCTCATCCGCGGCCCGCAGATCATGAAGGGCTACCTCGGCCGCCCCGACGACACCGCCGCGATGATCGACCCCGACGGCTGGCTGCACACCGGCGACGTCGGCCATGTCGACGCCGACGGCTGGCTGTTCGTCGTCGACCGGGTCAAGGAGCTCATCAAGTACAAGGGCTTCCAGGTGGCCCCCGCCGAACTGGAGGCCCTCCTGCTCACCCACCCCGGCATCGCCGACGCGGCCGTCATCGGCAGCTACAACGAGCAGGGCAACGAGGTCCCGCACGCCTTCGTCGTCCGCCAGCCGGCCGCGTCCGGCCTCTCCGAGAGCGAGGTCATGATGTACGTCGCCGAGCGCGTCGCCCCCTACAAGCGCGTCCGCCACGTCACCTTCGTCGACGCGGTGCCCCGGGCGGCCTCCGGCAAGATCCTCCGACGGCAGCTCAGGGAGCGCACATGACACTGATCGCCCGTGCACACGTGCGGGGCGTCGAGACCCTCGCCCTCGACTCCCCGCACAACCGCAACGCCCT from Streptomyces sp. CC0208 carries:
- a CDS encoding 4-coumarate--CoA ligase family protein is translated as MFRSEYADVQPVELPIHDAVLARAAEFGDAPALIDGTDGTTLTYAQLDRFHRRVAAGLAEAGVVQGDVLALHSPNTIAFPTAFYAATRAGASVTTVHPLCTPEEFAKQLGDCAARWIVTVSPLLETARRAAEIAGGVREIFVCDSAPGHRSLIDMLASTAPEPDLAIDPVTDVAALPYSSGTTGTPKGVMLTHRQIATNLAQLQPLMSAGPEDRILAVLPFFHIYGLTALMNAPLRVGASVVVLPRFDLETFLAAIQNHRITGLYVAPPIVLALAKHPLVEHYDLSSLRYIVSAAAPLDAELAAACSARLGLPPVGQAYGMTELSPGTHVVPLSAMREAPPGTVGKLIAGTEMRIVSLDDPDKDLDTGEPGEILIRGPQIMKGYLGRPDDTAAMIDPDGWLHTGDVGHVDADGWLFVVDRVKELIKYKGFQVAPAELEALLLTHPGIADAAVIGSYNEQGNEVPHAFVVRQPAASGLSESEVMMYVAERVAPYKRVRHVTFVDAVPRAASGKILRRQLRERT